Proteins co-encoded in one Phragmitibacter flavus genomic window:
- the rpsL gene encoding 30S ribosomal protein S12 produces the protein MPTINQLVRFGRKDKAVKSKSPALANCPQRRGVCLQVMTRTPKKPNSALRKVAKVRLTNGHEVIAYIGGEGHNLQEHSIVLVRGGRVKDLPGVRYHIVRGTLDCLGVDKRRRGRSKYGAKRPKPGQVADTGKKKK, from the coding sequence ATGCCCACCATCAACCAACTCGTGCGTTTTGGCCGCAAAGACAAAGCGGTTAAATCAAAGTCACCAGCGCTTGCCAACTGTCCACAACGTCGTGGCGTTTGTCTGCAAGTGATGACCCGCACGCCGAAGAAACCCAACTCAGCGTTGCGTAAAGTGGCCAAGGTCAGATTGACCAACGGGCATGAAGTCATCGCTTATATCGGCGGTGAAGGTCACAACCTCCAGGAGCACTCCATCGTCCTCGTTCGCGGCGGCAGGGTGAAAGATTTGCCAGGTGTTCGCTACCACATTGTGCGCGGCACCCTTGACTGCCTTGGCGTTGATAAACGTCGTCGTGGACGCTCCAAATACGGTGCCAAACGTCCAAAGCCAGGTCAGGTCGCTGATACCGGCAAGAAGAAGAAATAA
- the rpsG gene encoding 30S ribosomal protein S7 has protein sequence MSRRKRVFEKPTVKDSRYDSEIVGHLINRIMLGGKKSLAERIVYAAIDSLNEKSDAVDPLELLNRAIENAKPRVEVKSRRVGGATYQVPLEVAPARSESLAMRWLVGFARKRKGTPMHRALANELRDAAGNQGNAIRKRDDVHKMAQANRAFAHFRF, from the coding sequence ATGTCCCGCAGAAAAAGAGTTTTCGAAAAGCCAACGGTCAAGGATTCGCGTTATGACAGCGAGATCGTTGGTCATTTGATCAACCGCATCATGCTCGGTGGCAAGAAGTCCTTGGCTGAACGCATCGTGTATGCTGCCATCGACTCCTTGAATGAAAAGAGCGACGCTGTTGATCCTCTTGAGTTGCTTAACCGCGCCATCGAAAACGCCAAACCTCGCGTTGAAGTGAAATCCCGCCGTGTTGGTGGTGCCACCTATCAGGTTCCTCTTGAAGTGGCTCCTGCCCGTTCCGAGTCGCTTGCCATGCGCTGGTTGGTGGGTTTTGCCCGCAAACGCAAAGGCACCCCGATGCATCGCGCTCTTGCCAACGAACTTCGTGACGCCGCTGGCAACCAGGGCAACGCCATCCGCAAGCGTGATGACGTTCACAAGATGGCTCAGGCCAACCGTGCATTTGCTCACTTCCGCTTCTAA
- the fusA gene encoding elongation factor G codes for MSANLNSANREYPLERTRNIGICAHIDAGKTTLTERILFYTGMIHRIGEVHDGAATTDWMEQEKERGITITSAAVTTKWKQIPEKDIYKGFEGQDIRVNIIDTPGHVDFTAEVERSLRVLDGAIFVLCGVAGVQPQSETVYRQAEKYGVPRIAFVNKMDRTGADFARVVDDVRKKLGANAWPILIPIGAEDNLKGQIDVVNQKAVIYHDNDKLGSTYSTRDLEGDEITTAKEAYDGLVEELCNVDEEIGMMFLEEMPISIQDVKAALRRAVIGLKIVPMAGGSAFKNKGVQYLVDAVVDYLPGPLDIPAAQGQSALDDSIKIEARPDDNGKFVSLAFKLWSDKFVGKLVFFRVYSGCVKKGDVVYNPRTRKSERVGRLIQIQANQHTDIDCCYSGDIAAMVGIKNITTGDTLAEDDYDVLLEPPSFPEPVISMAVEPKAKGDQEKMAMALQRLSDEDPTFVVRTDEETGQTIIAGMGELHLEILRDRMLREFKCDTNAGKPQIAYRETLTLPADGEGKLVKQSGGRGQYGHVILKAMPNERGKGITIENKVVGGTIPKEYINACKSGVAEAMHNGIIAGYEVVDIHVDIIDGSSHDVDSNENAFKMAAIFAVKDALKKAKCIMMEPVMAVEVTMPEEYQGDIMGDLNRRRGKITAIDSRNNVNIVKAEVPLAEMFGYSTTIRTLSSGRANYSMQPSHFEQVPQQIVDQIVEQRGGKKA; via the coding sequence ATGTCCGCCAATTTGAACTCTGCCAATCGTGAATATCCTCTTGAGCGCACGCGCAATATTGGGATTTGCGCGCACATCGATGCGGGCAAGACTACGCTCACAGAGCGTATCCTGTTTTATACCGGGATGATTCACCGCATTGGTGAAGTGCATGATGGCGCCGCCACCACCGACTGGATGGAGCAGGAAAAAGAGCGCGGGATCACCATCACCTCCGCTGCGGTGACCACCAAGTGGAAGCAGATCCCTGAGAAGGACATCTACAAAGGTTTCGAAGGTCAGGACATTCGCGTCAACATCATTGACACCCCTGGTCACGTGGACTTCACCGCTGAAGTTGAACGTTCCCTTCGTGTTCTTGACGGCGCCATCTTCGTGCTTTGCGGCGTTGCCGGTGTGCAGCCCCAGTCCGAGACCGTTTACCGCCAAGCTGAGAAGTATGGTGTGCCTCGTATCGCTTTCGTTAATAAGATGGACCGCACCGGTGCCGACTTTGCTCGCGTCGTTGACGATGTCCGCAAGAAGCTTGGCGCCAATGCCTGGCCTATCTTGATCCCGATCGGCGCTGAAGATAACCTCAAAGGTCAAATCGACGTCGTGAACCAAAAAGCGGTTATCTATCACGATAACGACAAGCTTGGTTCCACCTACTCCACTCGTGACCTTGAAGGTGACGAAATCACCACCGCCAAAGAAGCTTATGACGGTCTCGTCGAAGAGCTTTGCAACGTGGACGAAGAAATCGGCATGATGTTCCTCGAGGAAATGCCAATCAGCATCCAGGACGTCAAGGCCGCCCTGCGCCGCGCGGTTATTGGTTTGAAAATCGTCCCGATGGCAGGCGGTTCCGCCTTCAAGAACAAAGGTGTCCAGTATCTCGTTGACGCCGTGGTTGATTATCTTCCTGGTCCTCTCGACATTCCTGCTGCCCAAGGTCAGAGCGCTCTTGATGACAGCATCAAAATCGAAGCTCGTCCTGATGACAATGGTAAGTTCGTGAGCCTCGCGTTCAAACTTTGGAGTGATAAGTTCGTTGGTAAGTTGGTGTTCTTCCGCGTTTACTCCGGTTGCGTCAAAAAAGGCGACGTGGTTTACAATCCACGCACCCGCAAATCCGAGCGCGTTGGCCGATTGATTCAGATTCAAGCCAACCAGCACACCGACATCGATTGCTGTTACTCCGGTGACATCGCCGCCATGGTCGGCATCAAAAACATCACCACCGGTGATACCCTTGCAGAAGACGATTACGATGTTCTTCTCGAGCCACCTTCCTTCCCTGAGCCAGTGATCAGCATGGCCGTTGAGCCAAAAGCCAAAGGCGACCAGGAGAAAATGGCAATGGCCCTTCAGCGCCTCTCCGATGAAGATCCAACCTTCGTGGTTCGCACCGATGAAGAAACCGGCCAGACCATCATCGCTGGGATGGGCGAGCTCCACCTTGAGATCCTTCGCGACCGTATGCTTCGCGAGTTCAAGTGCGACACCAACGCTGGCAAGCCACAAATCGCTTACCGCGAAACTCTTACCCTTCCTGCCGATGGCGAAGGCAAGCTGGTCAAGCAGTCCGGTGGTCGTGGTCAATACGGTCACGTGATCCTCAAGGCCATGCCGAACGAGCGTGGCAAAGGCATCACCATTGAGAACAAAGTCGTCGGCGGCACCATTCCAAAGGAATACATCAACGCTTGTAAGTCCGGTGTTGCTGAAGCGATGCACAACGGCATCATCGCCGGGTATGAAGTGGTCGACATCCACGTGGACATCATCGACGGTTCCAGCCACGACGTTGACTCCAACGAAAACGCTTTCAAGATGGCTGCGATCTTCGCAGTTAAAGACGCCCTCAAAAAGGCCAAGTGCATCATGATGGAGCCAGTGATGGCCGTCGAGGTGACCATGCCGGAAGAGTATCAAGGCGACATCATGGGTGACCTTAACCGTCGCCGTGGCAAAATCACCGCCATCGACAGCCGTAACAACGTCAACATCGTGAAGGCTGAAGTGCCTCTTGCTGAGATGTTCGGTTACAGCACCACCATCCGCACCCTTTCCAGCGGACGCGCCAACTACTCCATGCAGCCTTCCCATTTCGAACAGGTGCCGCAACAAATCGTTGATCAAATCGTCGAGCAGCGCGGCGGCAAGAAAGCCTAA
- the rpsJ gene encoding 30S ribosomal protein S10 has protein sequence MQSQRIRIRLRAYDYRVLDKSTAEIVETAKRTGAKVAGPIPLPTRIEKFTVNRSPHVDKKSMDQFEIRTHKRLLDIVDPTARTVDELKKLNLPSGVDITIRI, from the coding sequence ATGCAAAGCCAACGCATCAGAATCCGCCTCCGGGCTTATGACTATCGCGTGCTCGACAAGAGCACTGCCGAGATCGTGGAAACCGCCAAGCGCACCGGCGCGAAAGTGGCTGGCCCGATCCCCTTGCCCACGAGAATCGAGAAATTCACCGTGAACCGTTCCCCGCACGTGGACAAGAAGTCCATGGACCAGTTCGAAATCCGCACCCACAAACGTCTTCTTGACATCGTGGACCCTACTGCCCGCACCGTCGATGAGCTGAAAAAGCTCAACCTCCCTTCCGGCGTGGACATCACCATCCGCATCTAG
- the rplC gene encoding 50S ribosomal protein L3, producing MSIGLIGKKLGMTQVYTEDGNAIAVTVIEVAKNQVIQVKTVENDGYSAVQLGFNDKKESRVTKPMLGHFKKNSASAKYVLREFRTAEGEEIPATGTELGAEKFEVGAYVDVIGTTKGRGFTGAMKRWNFSGQPASHGHMMHRRTGSIGCRLTPGRVWKNQKMPGHYGSERATTQNLKVIQSRPEDGVILVSGAVAGFNGAYVIVRHSVKQKKAKAAK from the coding sequence ATGAGCATTGGATTGATAGGCAAAAAATTGGGCATGACCCAGGTTTACACCGAAGACGGGAACGCAATCGCGGTGACCGTGATTGAGGTGGCGAAGAACCAGGTGATTCAGGTTAAAACGGTCGAGAACGACGGTTACAGCGCTGTGCAGCTTGGATTCAACGACAAGAAAGAGTCCCGCGTTACCAAGCCGATGCTTGGTCACTTCAAGAAGAACAGCGCCAGCGCCAAGTATGTGCTGCGTGAGTTCCGCACTGCTGAAGGCGAAGAAATCCCGGCCACCGGCACTGAGCTTGGTGCGGAGAAATTCGAAGTTGGCGCTTATGTCGACGTCATCGGCACCACCAAAGGTCGCGGTTTCACCGGCGCCATGAAACGCTGGAACTTCAGCGGTCAGCCTGCCTCCCACGGTCACATGATGCACCGCCGGACCGGTTCCATCGGTTGCCGTCTGACCCCAGGTCGCGTTTGGAAAAACCAGAAAATGCCAGGGCATTACGGTTCCGAGCGTGCCACCACGCAGAATTTGAAAGTCATCCAAAGCCGTCCTGAAGACGGTGTGATTCTCGTCAGTGGAGCGGTCGCTGGATTCAACGGCGCCTACGTCATTGTTCGTCACTCAGTCAAGCAGAAGAAGGCCAAGGCCGCCAAGTAA
- the rplD gene encoding 50S ribosomal protein L4, whose protein sequence is MATTFTLEAAKTANLRLVEEEGKGLQALHDTITAYRANRRQGNANTKSRAEVAGSNKKLWKQKGTGRARMGSARSPIWSGGGVVWGPKTRDWSIKTPKKVKALAFRTALTDRIASADVINVDSFAITDGKTKSFISAVAALSDAKKVLIVSEKFDEVTFRSARNVQSVLLMSAAELNAEHLLNCDKIILVSDALETLARRTA, encoded by the coding sequence ATGGCCACCACATTCACATTAGAAGCCGCCAAAACCGCCAATCTTCGTCTCGTCGAAGAAGAAGGTAAAGGTTTGCAAGCGCTTCACGACACCATCACTGCCTACCGTGCGAACCGTCGCCAGGGCAATGCCAATACCAAATCCCGCGCCGAAGTTGCTGGATCGAATAAGAAGCTTTGGAAGCAAAAAGGCACCGGCCGCGCTCGTATGGGCTCCGCCCGTTCCCCCATCTGGAGTGGCGGTGGCGTTGTCTGGGGTCCCAAGACCCGCGACTGGTCCATCAAAACTCCAAAGAAGGTCAAGGCCCTTGCTTTCCGCACCGCTCTTACGGATCGCATCGCCAGCGCCGACGTCATCAACGTTGACAGCTTTGCCATCACCGACGGCAAAACCAAAAGCTTCATCAGCGCCGTCGCCGCCCTTAGCGATGCCAAAAAGGTTTTGATCGTCTCCGAGAAATTCGACGAAGTCACCTTCCGCAGCGCACGCAACGTTCAAAGCGTTCTGTTGATGTCCGCCGCTGAGTTGAATGCCGAGCACCTCCTTAACTGCGACAAGATCATCCTCGTGAGCGATGCCCTTGAAACCCTTGCCCGTAGAACCGCCTGA
- the rplW gene encoding 50S ribosomal protein L23 yields MKDLYQVIKTIRLSERATILGERNNEYVFVVDPRANKIEIKQAVEKLFGKTVLDVRTMNYAGKKKRERRADFGRTNHWKKAIVKLKAGESIDLV; encoded by the coding sequence ATGAAAGATCTTTACCAAGTCATCAAGACCATCCGTCTCAGTGAGCGTGCGACCATCCTTGGCGAGCGCAACAACGAATACGTCTTTGTCGTCGACCCTCGGGCCAACAAAATCGAGATCAAACAAGCGGTTGAAAAGCTCTTTGGCAAAACCGTTCTCGATGTCCGCACCATGAATTACGCAGGCAAGAAGAAGCGCGAACGTCGCGCTGATTTCGGCCGCACCAATCATTGGAAGAAGGCCATCGTCAAACTCAAAGCTGGCGAGAGCATCGACCTCGTCTAA
- the rplB gene encoding 50S ribosomal protein L2 has translation MALKTFKPNTPSNRYKQLPSFDEITKDTPERSLTVALRKSGGRNNTGRITCRHIGGGHKRRYRLIDFKRDRRDEAANVVGIEYDPNRSARIALIQFKDGVKNYIIAPVGLKVGSKVMAGEKATHEVGNALPLGKIPLGTQIHNIELIPGKGGVLARAAGQAAILSNREEKYALVRLPSGEIRKILATCYATIGQVGNVEHMNVVSGKAGRTRWLGVRPTVRGMCMNPIDHPNGGGEGRSKSGGGRQHLLSPWGHAKGQKTRDKKKASNKLIVQGRKKK, from the coding sequence ATGGCTCTCAAAACTTTCAAGCCCAACACGCCCTCGAATCGTTACAAGCAGCTTCCTAGCTTTGACGAGATCACCAAGGACACCCCAGAGCGCAGCCTTACGGTCGCACTCCGCAAGTCCGGTGGTCGTAACAACACGGGCCGCATCACCTGCCGTCACATCGGTGGTGGTCACAAACGTCGCTATCGTTTGATCGACTTCAAACGCGATCGCCGCGATGAAGCAGCCAACGTGGTCGGCATCGAATACGATCCAAACCGTTCCGCCCGCATTGCTTTGATCCAGTTCAAAGACGGCGTGAAGAACTACATCATCGCTCCAGTCGGACTCAAAGTCGGCTCGAAAGTGATGGCCGGTGAAAAAGCCACCCATGAAGTCGGCAACGCCCTTCCTCTTGGCAAAATCCCTCTCGGCACGCAGATCCACAACATCGAGTTGATCCCAGGAAAAGGCGGCGTTCTCGCCCGTGCCGCCGGTCAGGCAGCGATCCTTTCCAACCGCGAAGAGAAATACGCCCTGGTGCGTCTTCCTTCCGGTGAGATCCGCAAGATTCTTGCCACCTGCTACGCAACCATCGGTCAAGTCGGCAACGTCGAGCACATGAATGTCGTCAGCGGCAAAGCCGGACGCACCCGCTGGCTTGGTGTCCGCCCAACCGTCCGCGGTATGTGTATGAACCCGATCGATCACCCGAACGGTGGTGGTGAAGGTCGTTCCAAATCCGGTGGTGGTCGTCAGCACCTTCTCAGCCCATGGGGCCACGCCAAAGGTCAGAAGACCCGCGACAAGAAGAAGGCTTCCAACAAGCTCATCGTGCAGGGCCGCAAGAAGAAGTAA
- the rpsS gene encoding 30S ribosomal protein S19: MSRSLKKGPFVNQKLLYKIDQLNETKAKRPIKTWARASMITPDFVGHTFLVHNGKDFLSVYVTENMVGHRLGEFSPTRVFKTHGNHTAKVSK; the protein is encoded by the coding sequence ATGTCCCGCTCACTTAAAAAAGGCCCCTTTGTTAATCAGAAGCTGCTCTACAAAATTGACCAGCTCAATGAAACCAAGGCGAAGCGCCCGATCAAAACCTGGGCTCGTGCCTCCATGATCACCCCTGATTTTGTCGGTCACACCTTCCTCGTTCACAACGGGAAAGACTTCCTCAGTGTTTACGTGACGGAAAACATGGTTGGCCACCGCCTCGGTGAATTTTCACCGACCCGCGTTTTCAAAACTCACGGCAACCACACCGCCAAAGTCTCCAAGTAA
- the rplV gene encoding 50S ribosomal protein L22: MEVRSIYKYARMSDQKVREVTRAVTGMPVSQAINVLAFTPKKAAKLVGKTLQAAIANAENNHELDADELFIKSATSSKGGMQKRIMPRARGSAGAIKKRMSHITVVLAQREADETKKAPVAKKEKAKKAAAPAPAPEPAPASATQE, translated from the coding sequence ATGGAAGTTAGATCCATCTATAAATACGCACGCATGTCGGACCAAAAAGTCCGCGAAGTCACCCGTGCTGTCACCGGCATGCCAGTCTCGCAAGCTATCAACGTCCTGGCCTTCACTCCGAAGAAAGCCGCGAAGTTGGTTGGCAAGACCCTTCAGGCAGCCATCGCCAACGCCGAGAACAATCACGAACTCGACGCCGACGAACTCTTCATCAAAAGCGCCACCTCCTCCAAAGGCGGAATGCAAAAGCGCATCATGCCACGTGCCCGCGGTTCAGCCGGAGCCATCAAAAAGCGCATGAGCCACATCACCGTCGTGCTTGCCCAGCGCGAAGCCGACGAAACGAAAAAGGCGCCAGTCGCCAAAAAGGAGAAGGCCAAGAAAGCCGCCGCTCCTGCACCAGCTCCCGAACCAGCACCAGCTTCCGCCACTCAGGAATAA
- the rpsC gene encoding 30S ribosomal protein S3 yields the protein MGQKVNPIGFRLAVSKDWRSKWYAPDKEFADFLHSDLAIREYLKKKLSSASVAKIVIERAWNLVRVTLHTARPGLVIGRKGQEIEVMSGEISKMCNNKQVKIDIIEIKQPELDAQLVAEAVATQLERRISFRRAMKRSVQTAMDLGADGIRIRCAGRLGGADIARAEWYRQGKVPLQTLRIPIDYGFAEANTVYGIIGIKCWLNKKADLDATAVNPNQDRRNQRRDRGPRPGGGGGDYRGPGPGQQRPPQYSPAQAPAPAPEAAPAE from the coding sequence ATGGGCCAGAAAGTCAATCCAATCGGTTTCCGTCTCGCAGTCAGTAAAGACTGGCGTTCCAAATGGTATGCACCGGACAAAGAGTTCGCTGATTTCCTTCACAGCGACCTTGCCATCCGCGAGTATCTCAAAAAGAAACTCTCCAGCGCATCCGTCGCCAAGATCGTCATCGAGCGTGCGTGGAACCTTGTTCGCGTCACCCTTCACACCGCCCGTCCGGGTTTGGTGATCGGCCGTAAAGGTCAGGAAATCGAAGTCATGAGCGGCGAGATCTCCAAGATGTGCAACAACAAGCAGGTCAAGATCGACATCATCGAGATCAAACAACCTGAGCTTGATGCCCAGTTGGTCGCCGAGGCCGTCGCCACCCAGCTTGAGCGCCGTATTTCTTTCCGCCGAGCCATGAAACGCTCTGTGCAGACCGCCATGGACCTCGGAGCCGACGGCATCCGTATCCGCTGCGCCGGTCGTCTTGGTGGTGCTGACATCGCCCGTGCCGAATGGTATCGCCAGGGCAAAGTGCCTCTTCAAACCCTTCGTATCCCCATCGACTACGGCTTTGCCGAAGCGAACACTGTTTATGGCATCATCGGCATCAAATGCTGGTTGAACAAAAAAGCTGACCTTGACGCAACCGCCGTCAACCCCAACCAAGATCGCCGCAACCAGCGTCGTGATCGCGGACCACGCCCAGGCGGTGGTGGTGGTGACTATCGTGGTCCAGGCCCAGGACAACAGCGCCCACCTCAATACTCGCCTGCTCAAGCGCCGGCACCCGCTCCCGAAGCTGCTCCTGCCGAGTAA
- the rplP gene encoding 50S ribosomal protein L16: MAMLPSRVKHRKTHRGSRAGNATTGNKISYGEFGLQTLDRGWIKNTQIEACRIAITRHLKRKGNVYIRIFPHKPVTARPPETRMGKGKGAPEFWVAVVYPGTMLFEVAGVSEALARDACRLAANKLGLRTRFVTRQSLTK; this comes from the coding sequence ATGGCAATGTTACCAAGCAGAGTTAAGCATCGCAAGACCCACCGCGGAAGCCGCGCTGGCAACGCGACCACCGGCAACAAAATCAGCTACGGCGAGTTCGGTTTGCAGACTCTCGATCGCGGTTGGATCAAAAATACGCAGATCGAAGCCTGCCGTATTGCCATCACCCGTCACCTCAAGCGTAAGGGCAACGTTTACATCCGTATCTTCCCTCACAAGCCAGTTACCGCACGTCCTCCTGAAACCAGGATGGGTAAAGGTAAAGGGGCTCCAGAATTCTGGGTGGCCGTGGTTTATCCAGGCACTATGCTTTTTGAAGTGGCCGGCGTGAGCGAAGCACTCGCACGTGACGCCTGCCGTCTGGCCGCCAACAAACTGGGTCTTCGCACCCGTTTTGTCACCCGTCAGAGTCTGACCAAATAA
- the rpmC gene encoding 50S ribosomal protein L29: MKIEQLREQTNEELIRRTNELKHDMLNMRIQQASGQLENPSRIKILRREVARVETILSERRLNLTVGKKASAKSAPAAAAPAKKAAKKAPAKKAAKKAAKKATSTAAAE, from the coding sequence ATGAAAATTGAGCAATTAAGAGAGCAGACCAACGAAGAGTTGATCCGCCGCACCAACGAGTTGAAGCATGACATGCTCAACATGCGTATCCAGCAGGCCAGCGGCCAGTTGGAGAACCCATCCCGCATCAAAATCTTGCGCCGTGAAGTTGCCCGGGTCGAAACGATCCTCAGCGAGCGCCGTTTGAACCTCACCGTCGGCAAAAAAGCTTCCGCGAAGTCTGCTCCTGCAGCCGCCGCCCCAGCCAAGAAGGCCGCCAAAAAAGCTCCAGCTAAAAAAGCGGCGAAGAAAGCCGCCAAGAAGGCCACGAGCACTGCCGCTGCTGAGTAG
- the rpsQ gene encoding 30S ribosomal protein S17: MSENATIENETQAAAPAAVEKAAVRKTRVGSVVSDKMTKTIVVEVERRVPHPQFKKIVRRTSKFYAHDEEGKAKLGDKVRIEEIRPMSKLKRWKLVEVLAH; this comes from the coding sequence ATGAGCGAGAACGCCACCATCGAAAACGAAACCCAAGCCGCTGCTCCTGCCGCAGTGGAGAAAGCCGCCGTCCGCAAGACGCGTGTTGGCTCCGTGGTTTCCGACAAAATGACCAAAACCATCGTGGTTGAAGTTGAACGCCGGGTGCCACACCCCCAGTTCAAAAAGATCGTCCGCCGCACCTCGAAGTTCTACGCTCACGACGAAGAAGGCAAAGCCAAGCTGGGTGACAAAGTTCGCATCGAAGAGATCCGCCCCATGAGCAAGCTCAAGCGCTGGAAACTCGTCGAAGTGCTCGCCCACTAA
- the rplN gene encoding 50S ribosomal protein L14: MLQMESEIPIADNTGARMAEMIGVIGKKNKRTAGVGDIITAHVRESTPTAAVKKGEVVRAVVVRTAAPIRRADGSILRFDKNAIVIIDKDNNPRGSRIFGPVARELRDRNFMKIVSLAPEVL; this comes from the coding sequence ATGTTGCAGATGGAATCAGAAATCCCGATTGCCGACAACACCGGAGCCCGTATGGCCGAGATGATTGGCGTCATTGGCAAGAAAAACAAACGCACCGCTGGTGTGGGTGACATCATCACCGCCCACGTTCGTGAGTCCACCCCGACCGCCGCCGTCAAAAAAGGTGAAGTCGTTCGCGCCGTTGTGGTGCGCACCGCCGCCCCGATTCGCCGCGCTGATGGTTCAATCCTCCGTTTCGATAAGAACGCCATCGTGATTATCGACAAAGACAACAACCCACGTGGCAGCCGTATTTTCGGACCTGTGGCTCGCGAACTGCGCGACCGCAACTTCATGAAAATCGTCTCCCTCGCTCCAGAGGTGCTCTGA
- the rplX gene encoding 50S ribosomal protein L24, whose protein sequence is MSHIKTHVRKGDLVEVITGTHKGARGAVLQVIKKNPPNGLRVLVEGVNLIKKSVRPTQERPQGGFQEKEAPLHISNVKLVEKKTKEG, encoded by the coding sequence ATGAGCCACATCAAGACCCACGTTCGCAAAGGCGATCTCGTCGAAGTCATCACCGGAACCCACAAAGGCGCTCGCGGCGCGGTGCTCCAGGTGATCAAGAAAAACCCGCCCAACGGCCTGCGTGTGCTCGTGGAAGGTGTCAACCTGATCAAGAAGTCGGTTCGCCCTACCCAAGAGCGTCCACAAGGCGGTTTCCAAGAAAAAGAAGCCCCTCTTCACATTTCTAATGTGAAATTAGTTGAAAAGAAAACGAAAGAAGGCTAA
- the rplE gene encoding 50S ribosomal protein L5 — MQPELQQLYKEKLIASLQQQLGLKNIHQVPKLEKIVINCSVGKEADRKQAVEDAVKDVSLITGQKPIITISKKAIANFKLRAGEPIGVKVTLRGRRMYDFMMRLVKTAIPRIRDFRGITPRAFDGRGNYTLGITEQSIFPEIELDKIKRSLGFDVTFVTSATNDDHARELLRSMGMPFRSTKSGQQDKLATAETN; from the coding sequence ATGCAACCAGAACTACAGCAGCTTTACAAAGAGAAACTGATCGCCAGCCTGCAACAGCAGCTTGGTCTCAAGAACATTCATCAAGTTCCAAAACTTGAGAAAATCGTCATCAACTGTTCCGTCGGTAAAGAAGCTGATCGCAAGCAGGCCGTAGAAGACGCCGTTAAAGATGTCAGTCTCATCACCGGCCAGAAGCCGATCATCACCATCAGCAAGAAGGCGATCGCCAACTTCAAGCTGCGCGCTGGTGAGCCTATCGGTGTCAAAGTGACCCTTCGTGGCCGCCGCATGTATGACTTCATGATGCGCCTGGTTAAAACCGCCATCCCACGTATTCGTGACTTCCGTGGCATCACCCCTCGTGCTTTTGACGGTCGTGGCAACTACACCCTCGGCATCACCGAGCAGTCCATCTTCCCTGAGATCGAGCTCGACAAAATCAAACGTTCCCTTGGTTTCGACGTCACCTTCGTGACCAGCGCCACCAACGACGATCACGCTCGTGAACTGCTTCGCTCCATGGGCATGCCATTCCGCAGCACCAAGTCCGGTCAGCAAGACAAGCTTGCGACTGCTGAGACCAACTAA
- the rpsH gene encoding 30S ribosomal protein S8 has translation MSVVTDPISDFLTRIKNASRAAKEELSAPFSAIKAEVARILQEEGYIWNYEVEANDGKPQIKVRLKYQGKRAVITDVKRVSKPGLRKYVGVDEIPRVLGGLGISIVSTPKGVMTGAKARKANVGGELLAYVW, from the coding sequence ATGAGTGTAGTCACCGATCCCATTTCCGACTTCCTGACACGCATCAAAAATGCGTCCCGTGCTGCCAAGGAGGAGTTGTCTGCTCCTTTCAGCGCGATCAAGGCTGAAGTCGCCCGCATCCTTCAGGAAGAAGGCTACATCTGGAACTACGAGGTTGAAGCCAACGACGGCAAACCTCAGATCAAGGTGCGCCTCAAGTATCAAGGCAAACGCGCTGTCATCACCGATGTCAAACGCGTCAGCAAGCCAGGTTTGCGCAAATACGTTGGTGTGGATGAAATCCCACGCGTGCTTGGCGGTCTCGGCATCTCCATCGTTTCCACGCCGAAGGGCGTGATGACCGGCGCCAAAGCGCGCAAAGCAAACGTCGGCGGCGAGCTTCTCGCTTACGTCTGGTAA